One genomic window of Arachis stenosperma cultivar V10309 chromosome 10, arast.V10309.gnm1.PFL2, whole genome shotgun sequence includes the following:
- the LOC130958039 gene encoding BTB/POZ domain-containing protein At3g05675 isoform X2, with the protein MDPANKEEKTTHVIGDQPTSDVVVRLRTQEGRDDWLYCHSEILTKNCKYFADRLSENWPTCDDMWHGVRNALGILQVAVELECPQIVTACVNYLEAVAWEEAEEEEILRLVPRMGLQAEPILARLQPVSQSALTNIFVSAIRFATSSPPPEMNDLKSSAQEQLEYMITEDDDAPLLTADDNIRHEVIDCLNRLFSRFNNSVIAPFCDSAESLSEAGNIQLFLSYLTDLSWVSQILSKLEIMRELVEYWFDVSEKIVKVLEQGSSAKEVTEMKLRAIEVTSKVLEAIGYGSVILPTAKRLQILKVWLPFVRVTKPMIDSAIMNGEDGMVIKMDGELWQSLESSFVSIILALPSADQAEVLTEWLENECIRYPDLTEAFEVWCYRSKVAKRRLSLLGDDHAMTNSI; encoded by the exons ATGGATCCTGCT AATAAAGAAGAAAAGACTACCCATGTAATTGGGGATCAACCAACCAGTGATGTTGTGGTGAGGCTTCGCACACAGGAAGGTCGAGACGATTGGCTGTACTGCCACTCTGAGATTCTTACCAAAAATTGCAAGTATTTCGCCGACCGGCTATCTGAGAACTGGCCAACAT GTGACGATATGTGGCATGGTGTTAGAAATGCGCTCGGCATTCTTCAGGTGGCAGTTGAGCTTGAATGCCCACAAATTGTTACTGCATGTGTGAACTACTTAGAAGCAGTCGCATGGGAGGAGGCCGAGGAGGAGGAGATATTGAGACTTGTACCTCGAATGGGGTTACAAGCAGAGCCTATTCTAGCTAGACTTCAGCCGGTCAGCCAGTCAGCTTTGACAAACATCTTTGTCTCGGCTATTCGATTTGCCACATCATCTCCTCCACCCGAAATGAATGATCTCAAGTCTTCAGCGCAAGAGCAGCTCGAGTATATGATAACTGAAGATGATGATGCTCCTTTATTGACAGCTGATGACAACATAAGACACGAGGTCATAGACTGTTTAAACAGATTGTTCTCTAGGTTTAACAACTCAGTAATAGCTCCATTCTGTGATTCTGCAGAATCGCTCTCCGAGGCAGGGAATATTCAGTTGTTTCTGTCATATTTGACTGATTTGTCATGGGTCTCACAGATACTTAGTAAGTTGGAGATAATGAGAGAACTTGTTGAGTATTGGTTTGATGTATCAGAAAAGATTGTTAAGGTGCTTGAGCAAGGAAGTTCTGCGAAGGAAGTAACCGAGATGAAGCTCCGGGCAATTGAGGTGACATCAAAGGTTCTAGAGGCAATCGGGTATGGTAGTGTCATACTGCCAACTGCAAAACGGCTTCAGATTTTGAAAGTGTGGCTTCCATTTGTGAGGGTTACAAAACCGATGATCGATTCTGCCATAATGAATGGTGAAGATGGCATGGTGATTAAGATGGATGGAGAGCTATGGCAATCCCTAGAGTCTTCTTTTGTTTCCATTATTCTTGCGTTACCATCTGCAGATCAGGCAGAGGTTTTAACTGAATGGTTGGAAAATGAGTGTATTCGGTATCCGGACCTAACTGAGGCATTTGAAGTATGGTGCTACAGGTCTAAGGTAGCTAAGAGAAGATTGTCATTGCTAGGGGATGATCATGCCATGACCAACTCCATTTGA
- the LOC130958039 gene encoding BTB/POZ domain-containing protein At3g05675 isoform X1, with the protein MDPANKEEKTTHVIGDQPTSDVVVRLRTQEGRDDWLYCHSEILTKNCKYFADRLSENWPTCQILGSRHCVDVYCQELDFDYHVNLIRLLYVNIDDSGDDMWHGVRNALGILQVAVELECPQIVTACVNYLEAVAWEEAEEEEILRLVPRMGLQAEPILARLQPVSQSALTNIFVSAIRFATSSPPPEMNDLKSSAQEQLEYMITEDDDAPLLTADDNIRHEVIDCLNRLFSRFNNSVIAPFCDSAESLSEAGNIQLFLSYLTDLSWVSQILSKLEIMRELVEYWFDVSEKIVKVLEQGSSAKEVTEMKLRAIEVTSKVLEAIGYGSVILPTAKRLQILKVWLPFVRVTKPMIDSAIMNGEDGMVIKMDGELWQSLESSFVSIILALPSADQAEVLTEWLENECIRYPDLTEAFEVWCYRSKVAKRRLSLLGDDHAMTNSI; encoded by the exons ATGGATCCTGCT AATAAAGAAGAAAAGACTACCCATGTAATTGGGGATCAACCAACCAGTGATGTTGTGGTGAGGCTTCGCACACAGGAAGGTCGAGACGATTGGCTGTACTGCCACTCTGAGATTCTTACCAAAAATTGCAAGTATTTCGCCGACCGGCTATCTGAGAACTGGCCAACATGTCAGATCCTTGGTTCTCGTCACTGTGTCGATGTCTATTGCCAAGAATTGGATTTTGATTACCATGTGAATCTCATACGCCTTCTATACGTTAACATTGATGATTCAGGTGACGATATGTGGCATGGTGTTAGAAATGCGCTCGGCATTCTTCAGGTGGCAGTTGAGCTTGAATGCCCACAAATTGTTACTGCATGTGTGAACTACTTAGAAGCAGTCGCATGGGAGGAGGCCGAGGAGGAGGAGATATTGAGACTTGTACCTCGAATGGGGTTACAAGCAGAGCCTATTCTAGCTAGACTTCAGCCGGTCAGCCAGTCAGCTTTGACAAACATCTTTGTCTCGGCTATTCGATTTGCCACATCATCTCCTCCACCCGAAATGAATGATCTCAAGTCTTCAGCGCAAGAGCAGCTCGAGTATATGATAACTGAAGATGATGATGCTCCTTTATTGACAGCTGATGACAACATAAGACACGAGGTCATAGACTGTTTAAACAGATTGTTCTCTAGGTTTAACAACTCAGTAATAGCTCCATTCTGTGATTCTGCAGAATCGCTCTCCGAGGCAGGGAATATTCAGTTGTTTCTGTCATATTTGACTGATTTGTCATGGGTCTCACAGATACTTAGTAAGTTGGAGATAATGAGAGAACTTGTTGAGTATTGGTTTGATGTATCAGAAAAGATTGTTAAGGTGCTTGAGCAAGGAAGTTCTGCGAAGGAAGTAACCGAGATGAAGCTCCGGGCAATTGAGGTGACATCAAAGGTTCTAGAGGCAATCGGGTATGGTAGTGTCATACTGCCAACTGCAAAACGGCTTCAGATTTTGAAAGTGTGGCTTCCATTTGTGAGGGTTACAAAACCGATGATCGATTCTGCCATAATGAATGGTGAAGATGGCATGGTGATTAAGATGGATGGAGAGCTATGGCAATCCCTAGAGTCTTCTTTTGTTTCCATTATTCTTGCGTTACCATCTGCAGATCAGGCAGAGGTTTTAACTGAATGGTTGGAAAATGAGTGTATTCGGTATCCGGACCTAACTGAGGCATTTGAAGTATGGTGCTACAGGTCTAAGGTAGCTAAGAGAAGATTGTCATTGCTAGGGGATGATCATGCCATGACCAACTCCATTTGA